GCAAATCAGGCTGCAATTCATTCTTCAGAAGAGGTATCTCTTGTGGATAGAGAACTTCCTATTCAAGAGTTTGGTACAAGAAGTTTCCTCAGATCTTTCCTCAACTCTTTAGATGGTGATGGAAACAAAGTTACACAACCGCCTGATCAGGTTTGGGTCACTTAACCGTGATTTTGGTTCACCATTTGTGTATTAGCTGTTGACAATGAGATGATCTGAGTTTATTATCCAATACAATTGGACAGAACTTATTGTACTCTTTACAAGTAGTGTGTTGCCATAGCATGCTGTGGCTTAAGGTGCCAGATTACACTAGCTTTGTTCTTATTCTTGAAGTTGCTATAGATTGTAATTCTTTGTTCTACAGATTTCTAATGGAAAAGCATCTACAAAGAGTCACGCCGCGTCatctgaagaaaaacaaggACCAAAGGAAGATGTTCAAGCTAGCAGCCTACTGTACAATAGTAAGGTGGAAAGTGGAAGCATTACTTTCAATTTCAACTCCCCTGCACCAGTGTTAGCTGGCATCACAAATCGGTTAACTGAAAATGTCAAGGAACAGTCTTTTGACTCGGGGGATATGCAGGAACATAAGGATGCGGATGTGGACAATCTCCCAGATGGTGGGCAAGTTCAATGCGCTGGCGACAGCACTGCAGATGTCCAAGAACCATCCCTAATCATCAAGAATGGCAATTTCGATGGTTCTTCTGCCACTGGCCATGTTCCACCAGTAGGCATCAAAGAGGGGAGTGAGGAAAATGTTCATGAACAAACCCCAGAAAACAAGGATGACAACTCTGCTGATCTTTCTCAAGATTGCCAGCTTCAGTTTCCTAACAACAAGAGCCAGAGTTCCAGAAAAGATGATGTACAAGCTCTTGAGCCGAATGTTCCAAGGCATGAACATAGAAACTCTGGCAATGTTCCCGTCGTCAGCCAATTGCAATATGACGCTGGAGAGACGAGCTTCTCTGCAGCCGGTCTTATTAGTTATTCAGGGCCAATAGCGTTTTCTGGGAGCCTCTCTCATCGGTCTGATGGCAGTACAACCAGCGGCAGATCTTTTGCTTTCCCAGTGTAGAACTTTGTTTCCTCGTCACTTTTGATTGGCCACCTTGATCTCATACCCATACTGATAACCTGTGTGTTTCCTTGTGCAGATTACAATCTGAATGGAATAGCAGTCCAGTAAGAATGGCAAAAGCTGATAGGAGACATTTCCGAAAACACAAGGGCTGGAGATTAGGCCTTCTTTGCTGTAGATTCTAAGTGCTTCTATTATAGGTTATAGTGCAGATATACATcaaaatcttaatttaaa
Above is a genomic segment from Sesamum indicum cultivar Zhongzhi No. 13 unplaced genomic scaffold, S_indicum_v1.0 scaffold00346, whole genome shotgun sequence containing:
- the LOC105180144 gene encoding uncharacterized protein LOC105180144 isoform X1, with the translated sequence MKENQDATFHDSKSFEGDTDHLTCGSKEIYKLDDSKRDTTPLAFDAKGRDECWNLRVMDNFSMGNENGSVDSPRKKDQNGLSHHLGGWEKDADSLSKDQQSPQYSLKVEEVTIGNGNESIDSSTPCNGASLFETVTSVFTDKNVTECELPELEVCYKEINHQIVKDICVDEGRYEDQKVIEIYKDDKSRHYFPESHYNNNHGEDSGGVGKELLVSDRIEASFMEITNGTSAIQCGSKEEYDGKSVDQGRLESPSDSSGYKDTAKHCDPGDSVQTGEANQAAIHSSEEVSLVDRELPIQEFGTRSFLRSFLNSLDGDGNKVTQPPDQISNGKASTKSHAASSEEKQGPKEDVQASSLLYNSKVESGSITFNFNSPAPVLAGITNRLTENVKEQSFDSGDMQEHKDADVDNLPDGGQVQCAGDSTADVQEPSLIIKNGNFDGSSATGHVPPVGIKEGSEENVHEQTPENKDDNSADLSQDCQLQFPNNKSQSSRKDDVQALEPNVPRHEHRNSGNVPVVSQLQYDAGETSFSAAGLISYSGPIAFSGSLSHRSDGSTTSGRSFAFPVLQSEWNSSPVRMAKADRRHFRKHKGWRLGLLCCRF
- the LOC105180144 gene encoding uncharacterized protein LOC105180144 isoform X2; this encodes MKENQDATFHDSKSFEGDTDHLTCGSKEIYKLDDSKRDTTPLAFDAKGRDECWNLRVMDNFSMGNENGSVDSPRKKDQNGLSHHLGGWEKDADSLSKDQQSPQYSLKVEEVTIGNGNESIDSSTPCNGASLFETVTSVFTDKNVTECELPELEVCYKEINHQIVKDICVDEGRYEDQKVIEIYKDDKSRHYFPESHYNNNHGEDSGGVGKELLVSDRIEASFMEITNGTSAIQCGSKEEYDGKSVDQGRLESPSDSSGYKDTAKHCDPGDSVQTGEANQAAIHSSEEVSLVDRELPIQEFGTRSFLRSFLNSLDGDGNKVTQPPDQISNGKASTKSHAASSEEKQGPKEDVQASSLLYNSKEHKDADVDNLPDGGQVQCAGDSTADVQEPSLIIKNGNFDGSSATGHVPPVGIKEGSEENVHEQTPENKDDNSADLSQDCQLQFPNNKSQSSRKDDVQALEPNVPRHEHRNSGNVPVVSQLQYDAGETSFSAAGLISYSGPIAFSGSLSHRSDGSTTSGRSFAFPVLQSEWNSSPVRMAKADRRHFRKHKGWRLGLLCCRF